Proteins encoded by one window of Triplophysa rosa linkage group LG19, Trosa_1v2, whole genome shotgun sequence:
- the ubap1 gene encoding ubiquitin-associated protein 1 — MAARKSGSDNHNNGPVSYLDDVPFKLNEKFRPPSKVGFPIDFCVPDCISKLSALQYDFSLERRSIEWGEELDKARAAEARAAEAARAESESERQVTPSDTDVGLVGGKKARSSEEQDLIQPALNPVLAGLWHNAILTPLPAPSFGSTRPAPSNPAPQSLNLADFEREEDPFDKLELKTLDDKEELRSILQSQPQSSVSPPQLPQTEPRPASPSSTPPLQAKAGIFHKPNGLVGLLDRAGVLGTSVEQIDTDRPCNIRSLTFPKLSDPGDSSSEPPLSVYPATPPRNLSNGTPSLQRTVPHTKTTVTQDQSGYAQNGTQKRSNSITAPNHPETAPATAILLGLSPSERQCMETIVGMGYSYEGVLKAMQKQGQNVEQVLEYLFTHSRLCDRGFDATAVEECLEMYQGSEEKALEFLQLMSRFGEMGFERDTIKDVLLIHSNDQDKALEDLMARAAAS; from the exons ATGGCTGCGAGGAAGTCTGGATCGGATAACCACAACAACG GTCCCGTCAGTTACCTTGATGATGTGCCCTTCAAACTTAACGAGAAATTCCGGCCTCCCTCAAAAGTGGGTTTTCCCATTGACTTCTGTGTACCTGACTGTATATCCAAACTTTCAGCACTGCAA TATGACTTCAGTCTAGAGAGGCGGAGCATTGAGTGGGGGGAGGAGCTCGACAAAGCACGAGCTGCTGAGGCTCGAGCAGCGGAGGCGGCGCGGGCGGAGTCTGAAAGCGAGAGGCAGGTCACTCCTAGCGATACAGATGTCGGATTGGTTGGAGGAAAGAAAGCACGCTCCTCTGAGGAGCAGGACCTTATTCAACCAGCATTAAACCCAGTTTTGGCTGGCCTATGGCACAACGCAATCCTTACGCCTCTCCCAGCACCTTCTTTCGGATCAACGCGGCCAGCCCCTAGCAACCCGGCCCCGCAAAGTCTAAATTTGGCCGACTTTGAGCGAGAAGAGGATCCGTTTGACAAACTCGAGCTTAAAACACTGGATGACAAAGAGGAATTGCGTAGTATCCTCCAGAGCCAACCGCAATCGTCAGTATCACCACCTCAGCTTCCTCAAACGGAACCTCGCCCCGCGTCTCCAAGTAGTACGCCTCCTCTTCAGGCAAAAGCAGGAATCTTCCATAAACCTAACGGACTTGTCGGACTTCTGGACCGGGCTGGGGTTCTGGGAACCTCAGTGGAACAGATTGATACGGACCGGCCATGTAACATTCGCTCACTGACTTTCCCAAAGCTTTCAGACCCGGGGGACTCCTCATCAGAACCACCTCTTAGCGTTTACCCAGCAACTCCACCCCGTAACCTGTCCAACGGCACACCTTCCCTGCAGAGGACAGTACCCCATACCAAAACAACGGTCACACAAGACCAGTCTGGATATGCTCAAAATGGGACACAGAAACGG TCAAATTCTATCACAGCACCCAACCATCCGGAAACTGCACCTGCTACTGCGATCCTTCTCGGCCTCTCTCCCAGCGAACGGCAGTGTATGGAAACAATTGTGGGCATGGGTTATTCGTACGAGGGTGTTCTAAAGGCCATGCAAAAACAGGGACAGAATGTTGAACAG GTACTGGAATACCTGTTCACTCACAGTCGACTGTGTGACCGAGGCTTTGATGCCACTGCTGTGGAGGAATGCCTGGAGATGTACCAGGGCTCAGAGGAAAAG GCTCTAGAGTTTCTTCAGCTGATGTCTCGGTTCGGGGAAATGGGCTTTGAGAGGGACACTATTAAAGATGTACTGCTCATACACAGTAACGACCAGGACAAAGCGCTGGAGGATCTGATGGCCCGCGCAGCAGCAAGCTGA